In Oceanispirochaeta sp., the DNA window TCCAATCGAATCGATCCGGCCCGACTTAATTTCCTCCAGAATTCTTCTGGTTGCCTCATAGCCTCCTTCTTTTCCAGGGGATGTGAGGATCTGAGGAACATCGCTCCCCCAGCCCTTGCAGAATCCGCCATACCGGTCCCTGTTGGGGACCACAAGTTCGGGAAGATAGGAGATATACACGGGCCGTATATATCCGGATTCCTTCAGATAGGAAGAGGCCAGCCGTCCTCCTTCGAAGTTGTCTGTGGTACAGCAGTGATTCTCTGTAAATTGGGATGTGTGATGGGATATGACAGCTGGGACATCCAGTGAGGCGGCAGCCAGGGCTTCAGATTCCTCATCCACATCATAAAAAAGAACACCGTCACACTCCTGATCCCAGCGTATCCTCTTCACATCCTCGGGCGATTGAAGGGTCTTGAGATTCAGCCGGAACATGGAGCTGTCCACCACCGAGAGTATCCCTGTGAGAGCATCCGTAAAGAACCATTTGGACGCCGGAAAGTTCCCCCAATACCAGGGACGGTCTTTTTTTACAAAACTGACCAGGCTTATCTGGCCCGTGCCCTTCCGTCTGAGAGCGCTGGCGGATTTATCCGGAGAGTATCCCAATGTACGAGCCGCCTTAAGAACCGCTTCCTTCCGGACGGCTGACACCCGGTCCGGGTTGTTATAAACCCGGGAGACCGTGGCGCTGCTC includes these proteins:
- a CDS encoding LacI family DNA-binding transcriptional regulator — its product is MDGKNNRDKVAALAGVSSATVSRVYNNPDRVSAVRKEAVLKAARTLGYSPDKSASALRRKGTGQISLVSFVKKDRPWYWGNFPASKWFFTDALTGILSVVDSSMFRLNLKTLQSPEDVKRIRWDQECDGVLFYDVDEESEALAAASLDVPAVISHHTSQFTENHCCTTDNFEGGRLASSYLKESGYIRPVYISYLPELVVPNRDRYGGFCKGWGSDVPQILTSPGKEGGYEATRRILEEIKSGRIDSIGVVNDLTAIGVIQCLQDHQLKPGKDLGLIGYDNMPLNYVLPFQLATVDLKPSLIYKEAAKMLLGLIADPRSGAIINTILPELVPGESV